One part of the candidate division WOR-3 bacterium genome encodes these proteins:
- a CDS encoding MraY family glycosyltransferase, with the protein MNIGYALIPLVFAALVVVAVTPLLIRLGRRYSLYDEADDRKVHPHGISRLGGIGITAALGLAGLAAMQWGDYPFTGRLASGLGIGLAPVFLVSLWDDLKSLPWWVRLGVQAVGAGLFAVIVPPMDRLNLPLVGTFELGFWSYPLVVAWLVLTTNAINFIDGLDGLAAGIAAIAGVVFMIASFRAGFVVTMALSASLVGACLGFLPYNFPPARIFMGDSGSTVLGFVLGVIALVGAGKNVALVSLLVPFIALGIPILDTIGAIIRRTYRGRSIFEADRRHIHHRLLSLGLGYRRTVVLLYLVSALLGGIALLLATGPRMSALFIVTLVAACFLLFFSGRRGSSVQEPR; encoded by the coding sequence ATGAACATCGGCTATGCCCTGATTCCTTTAGTCTTCGCCGCGCTGGTTGTGGTCGCGGTTACACCGCTACTTATCCGGCTTGGCCGCCGGTACTCGCTCTACGATGAAGCAGATGACCGGAAGGTTCATCCGCATGGTATCTCACGGCTGGGCGGTATCGGAATTACCGCGGCCTTGGGGCTGGCTGGGCTCGCTGCCATGCAGTGGGGTGATTACCCTTTCACCGGCCGCCTCGCCTCTGGACTGGGGATCGGACTGGCGCCGGTCTTCCTGGTCTCATTATGGGACGACCTCAAGAGTTTGCCCTGGTGGGTACGGCTTGGCGTGCAGGCGGTGGGTGCCGGTCTGTTTGCAGTAATCGTCCCGCCAATGGACCGGCTCAACCTGCCTCTGGTCGGCACGTTTGAACTTGGGTTCTGGTCGTATCCTTTGGTTGTAGCTTGGCTAGTTCTGACAACCAATGCGATCAATTTCATTGACGGCCTGGACGGACTGGCCGCTGGTATTGCGGCGATTGCCGGAGTTGTGTTCATGATTGCCTCTTTCCGTGCCGGGTTTGTCGTCACGATGGCGCTGTCCGCGTCCCTTGTCGGTGCCTGCCTTGGCTTTCTGCCTTACAACTTTCCCCCGGCCCGGATATTCATGGGCGACTCCGGTTCAACCGTGCTCGGATTTGTGCTCGGGGTTATCGCTCTTGTCGGTGCGGGGAAGAATGTTGCGCTCGTTAGCCTGCTTGTTCCATTCATTGCGCTTGGAATACCTATTCTTGATACTATTGGTGCGATAATTCGCCGGACATATCGGGGACGCAGTATCTTTGAGGCCGACCGGAGGCACATTCACCACCGTCTGCTCTCGCTCGGTCTGGGGTACCGCCGTACCGTGGTGCTCCTGTATCTGGTTTCAGCCCTGCTTGGCGGTATCGCGTTGCTGCTTGCGACTGGGCCCAGGATGTCGGCGCTGTTCATTGTCACACTGGTCGCAGCCTGTTTCCTGCTTTTCTTTTCCGGACGGCGGGGCAGCTCCGTCCAGGAACCGAGATAG
- a CDS encoding glycosyltransferase family 2 protein, with product MQWLSSRGPAMDPKLSVVFVNYNSTDSLVRALASLEHTRGDVGVEVIVVDNGSDDQASLRMACGNAGARLVELGRNLGYGAAANRGARLARARYLAVANPDVEFLPEAVSALVRFLDEYEHAGVVGPRLEYPDGTFHPSARRLPRLRYVLAGRRSLLSRIWPGYPQARKFLYLGAEDTREPVKVEAVVGTFMVFRHQAFDEVGGFDERFFMFAEDVDICRRLGRNWGVYFLPQARVVHAVGASRRRAQRLSEFHRLRSHRLFFIDGAGYGRRILLDLLFVAYTAALFAAQTIGIQEYEHSWRQGKRRLQATESRK from the coding sequence TTGCAGTGGTTATCTTCTCGTGGCCCGGCAATGGACCCCAAGCTAAGCGTCGTATTTGTGAACTACAATTCGACCGATTCTCTAGTGCGTGCGCTGGCATCGCTTGAGCACACGCGTGGCGACGTCGGAGTTGAGGTTATTGTGGTTGACAATGGTTCAGATGACCAAGCTTCGCTTCGGATGGCGTGTGGCAACGCAGGGGCGAGGCTTGTTGAGCTTGGCCGGAACCTGGGATACGGTGCGGCCGCCAATCGCGGCGCCAGACTGGCGCGGGCGCGGTATCTCGCGGTTGCGAATCCGGACGTTGAGTTTCTGCCCGAAGCGGTCTCAGCGCTAGTTAGATTTCTCGATGAGTACGAGCACGCCGGAGTTGTCGGCCCCAGGCTTGAATACCCGGATGGCACTTTTCATCCGTCGGCCCGCAGACTGCCGAGACTTCGCTACGTGTTGGCTGGTCGACGGTCGCTGCTCAGTCGAATCTGGCCCGGATATCCACAGGCTAGGAAGTTCCTATATCTTGGGGCTGAGGATACACGCGAACCGGTCAAAGTTGAGGCGGTAGTGGGCACGTTCATGGTGTTTCGGCACCAAGCGTTTGATGAAGTCGGGGGGTTCGATGAACGGTTCTTCATGTTTGCCGAGGACGTGGACATCTGTCGGCGGCTGGGCCGCAACTGGGGCGTATATTTCCTGCCGCAGGCCCGGGTCGTGCACGCAGTTGGAGCAAGTCGACGCCGAGCGCAGCGTTTGAGTGAATTCCATCGCCTGAGGTCTCACCGGCTCTTCTTCATTGACGGGGCTGGTTACGGACGCCGGATTCTGCTTGACCTTCTGTTCGTTGCCTATACGGCGGCATTATTCGCCGCGCAGACAATCGGGATCCAGGAATACGAGCATTCGTGGAGGCAGGGGAAACGCAGACTGCAAGCCACGGAGAGTAGGAAATGA
- a CDS encoding CoA-transferase, whose product MEVIESGTAELFQPPDPDGFREWVHTRKNTGMTDKVMSEHEAISRFVSDGDYIGTELYGTVRAPMSLVRELVRQGKKHLRVAGQGIHEIDLLLAADLVDTLDITYVAWEVYGISSCLRRAVESGRVKTAEWSNGAITWRFKAAAMGVPFLPVRSMLGTDTLRYSAAKVVPDPFTGKPVCLIPAHYLDVGLIHVHRADRYGNCQIDGISGFAAEMARASKKLIVSTEEIISTDKIRKYPEQTIIPYYLVDAVVEAKYGSHPGEMCYRYWRDGEHLQQFLKDSADPVKTKAYLDKWVYGPKNHQEYIELVGLDRLRELEAQIGGR is encoded by the coding sequence ATGGAAGTTATTGAATCGGGCACAGCCGAGCTGTTCCAGCCGCCTGACCCGGATGGCTTCCGGGAATGGGTTCACACTAGGAAGAACACCGGCATGACCGACAAGGTCATGTCCGAGCATGAAGCGATCAGTCGTTTCGTGTCCGACGGCGATTACATCGGCACCGAGCTGTACGGTACGGTCCGGGCACCGATGTCACTCGTGCGCGAGCTCGTGCGTCAGGGCAAGAAGCATCTCCGCGTCGCGGGCCAGGGCATCCACGAGATTGACCTCCTGCTTGCCGCCGACCTGGTGGATACTCTGGACATCACCTATGTCGCTTGGGAAGTTTACGGTATTTCGTCATGTCTGCGCCGGGCCGTGGAGTCCGGCCGGGTCAAGACCGCAGAATGGTCTAACGGTGCCATCACCTGGCGCTTCAAGGCTGCGGCAATGGGCGTACCGTTTCTGCCGGTGCGCTCGATGCTCGGTACCGATACCCTGAGGTATTCAGCCGCAAAAGTGGTGCCCGACCCGTTCACCGGCAAACCCGTGTGTCTTATTCCCGCGCACTATTTAGACGTGGGACTGATTCACGTTCACCGGGCCGACCGCTATGGCAACTGTCAGATTGATGGCATTTCTGGCTTCGCGGCTGAAATGGCCCGGGCTTCGAAAAAGCTCATTGTCTCAACGGAGGAAATCATCTCAACCGACAAGATCCGCAAGTACCCCGAACAGACCATCATCCCGTATTACCTGGTTGATGCTGTAGTGGAGGCCAAGTATGGGTCTCATCCGGGCGAGATGTGCTACCGATACTGGCGAGACGGTGAGCACTTGCAACAGTTCCTCAAGGACTCTGCCGACCCGGTCAAGACCAAGGCGTACTTGGATAAGTGGGTTTATGGTCCGAAGAATCACCAAGAATACATCGAGCTGGTCGGCTTGGACCGCTTGCGCGAACTCGAAGCCCAGATTGGAGGCAGGTAA
- a CDS encoding CoA-transferase, with protein MNQTMAPYNDTEFLICLASHLMEDSKTAFVGTGIPMLAAALAKRTHAPNLQAIFEFGGTGASLKQLPLGVGDSRTFHRAVAASGICDIMETACRGFVDYGFLGGAQIDMYGNLNTTVIGPYWPPKVRLPGSGGANDVASFCWKTITVMRRHDTRSFVPRVDFVTSPGYLSGPGAREAAGLPPGTGPYRVVTNLALMDFEPVSKRMRLIAVHPGVTVEQVKAATGFELLVADKVGINRKPTKRELRLLREKIDPEHYYI; from the coding sequence ATGAATCAGACAATGGCACCGTACAATGACACCGAGTTTCTCATCTGTCTTGCTTCTCACCTGATGGAGGATTCGAAGACCGCGTTCGTCGGCACTGGCATTCCAATGCTTGCCGCTGCTCTTGCCAAACGCACTCACGCGCCGAATCTCCAGGCAATATTCGAGTTCGGTGGCACCGGGGCTTCGCTCAAGCAGTTGCCGCTTGGGGTCGGTGACTCCCGGACGTTCCACCGGGCAGTAGCAGCCTCGGGAATCTGCGACATCATGGAAACCGCCTGCCGCGGGTTTGTGGATTATGGATTCTTGGGCGGCGCACAGATTGACATGTATGGCAACCTGAACACGACCGTCATCGGCCCATACTGGCCGCCCAAAGTCCGCCTGCCTGGGTCGGGCGGAGCCAACGACGTCGCTTCGTTCTGCTGGAAGACAATCACCGTCATGCGTCGGCACGATACCCGTTCGTTTGTCCCAAGGGTGGACTTTGTGACATCGCCCGGGTACCTCTCCGGTCCAGGCGCACGCGAAGCAGCCGGTCTCCCTCCTGGTACCGGGCCCTATCGCGTAGTCACGAATCTGGCTCTTATGGATTTCGAGCCAGTGTCAAAACGCATGCGTCTTATCGCGGTCCATCCTGGGGTCACGGTCGAGCAGGTAAAAGCGGCGACTGGCTTTGAACTGCTGGTTGCGGACAAGGTCGGTATCAATCGCAAACCGACTAAGCGAGAACTCCGACTCCTGCGCGAAAAGATCGACCCCGAACACTACTACATATGA
- a CDS encoding acyl-CoA dehydrogenase family protein produces MILSKQHQSFREELRRFALDHVAPNARSCDASGDFVRQSVQAMAERGYLGIPWPKELGGMGLDYLSYSIAVEEISRVCASTGITIAAHTSLGTYPIYKFGTREQKEKYIPRLARGEFLGSFGLTEPNAGSDAAGIETTAKKTDSGYILNGSKRFITSASFAGTVIVAASLDRSLGRKGITCFIVETATPGFTVASEENKLGLRGSNTVELAFEDMLVPKENLLGQEYDGYRIFMETLDGGRISIGAFCLGMAQAALDDLVKWFGQQKKVSQMQSKTISDVAMEVEAARQLVYHAAVTKDANIRADKECAFAKLYASEVAVRATGAAIAAIGWPALSDELSLGRVYRDAKLGEIGEGTSEVMRMIIAKEVLKEAAKDA; encoded by the coding sequence ATGATTCTGTCAAAGCAACACCAATCTTTCAGGGAAGAACTGCGGCGCTTTGCACTGGACCACGTTGCGCCAAATGCCCGCTCTTGTGATGCTTCCGGCGACTTCGTCCGGCAGAGTGTCCAAGCAATGGCCGAACGCGGCTATTTGGGAATACCGTGGCCTAAGGAACTGGGCGGCATGGGACTTGATTATCTGTCGTATTCGATTGCGGTTGAGGAAATATCTCGGGTCTGCGCCTCGACCGGCATCACGATTGCGGCCCACACATCGCTCGGTACCTATCCGATCTACAAGTTCGGCACAAGGGAGCAGAAAGAGAAGTACATTCCACGCCTGGCCCGGGGTGAGTTCCTTGGGTCTTTCGGCCTTACCGAGCCTAACGCCGGCTCAGACGCCGCCGGCATCGAGACCACTGCCAAGAAGACCGATTCGGGCTACATCCTCAACGGCTCCAAACGCTTCATAACCTCGGCATCGTTTGCCGGCACGGTCATCGTTGCGGCCTCGCTTGACCGTTCGCTTGGCCGCAAGGGCATCACTTGCTTCATCGTCGAAACCGCCACACCCGGTTTCACCGTCGCTTCGGAGGAGAACAAGCTCGGACTTCGGGGTTCAAATACGGTTGAGCTTGCATTCGAAGACATGCTAGTACCAAAGGAGAATCTGCTCGGCCAGGAATACGACGGTTACCGTATCTTCATGGAGACCCTGGACGGTGGCCGCATCTCAATCGGCGCATTCTGCCTGGGCATGGCTCAAGCTGCCCTGGATGACCTTGTCAAATGGTTCGGCCAGCAGAAAAAAGTCAGTCAGATGCAGTCCAAGACAATTTCCGACGTAGCGATGGAAGTCGAGGCCGCCCGTCAGCTTGTCTATCACGCCGCGGTGACGAAGGATGCTAACATCCGGGCCGATAAGGAATGCGCCTTTGCCAAGCTTTACGCCTCTGAGGTCGCGGTTCGAGCCACGGGTGCGGCCATCGCTGCAATCGGCTGGCCAGCCCTCTCGGACGAACTTTCCCTCGGCCGCGTATACCGGGATGCCAAGCTTGGTGAAATCGGCGAGGGCACCTCCGAGGTCATGCGGATGATAATCGCCAAGGAAGTTCTGAAAGAAGCAGCAAAAGATGCATAG